AACATGTACTTAGAGAACGTTCAACGTGCCCTGTTCAACTTCCCCTGGGCGATCACCCCGAATGGCATGGACCTCGTGGCTGCCGTGGTGCAGGCCCACCTCGAAGGAAAACTGAGCGCTGAGGAGATCGAAGCCAGAACCTCTGGGGTGACTTACGGCAGTCAGTACAAGAACACCCAGAAGCAAGTTGCGGTGGTGAACCTGCACGGCCCTGTGCTCAGCAGGGCAACCGGGATGTCTGCCCTCTCGGGCGCAACGGACCTGCGCAGTTTCTCCAGCACCATGCGAGCCCTGGCAGACGATTCGGATGTGGGGCGCATCGTGCTCAGCATTGACAGCCCAGGCGGTCAGGTGCAAGGGCTCACTGAAGCCGGCGATGCCGTTCGGTATGCCCGATCAAAGAAAGAAGTGCTGGCCGTTGCTGATGGCACGATGGGCAGCGCCGCTTACTGGATTGGCAGTCAGGCCACCAGAATCATTGCCAACGCTGACGCTGTGGTCGGTTCCATTGGTGTGGTCGCTGTGATTCGGGACACCAGTGGGGTGGCCGAGAAGGCCGGGGTGAAAGTCAATGTTCTGCGCAGCGCTGAATTCAAAGCCCTGCTGCAAGACGGTGAGCCCATTTCGGACAAGGCCCTCGCTGAGCAATCCAAACTCGTGGACCTGTTTGCAGAGAAATTCATTTCTGCGGTCAGTGCCGGACGCAACATCACCCTGGAGCAGGCCAGAAGCCTCGCCACCGGGAAGGTGTGGATTGGTGCAGATGCCATTGCTGCTGGTGTGGCCGATGAGGTTGGCACCCTTCAGGAAGCCATTGACGGCAAATTCAGTTCTCAGCCCTTCAACTCTGGCAGCCCTGCCGCTGCCCTCGCAGGAGGAAACACCATGCCCTTAGAAGCATTACTGGCTGGCCTCGGACTGGCCGCAGACAGCAGTCCCGCACAGGTGCAGGCCGCACTTGACACCCTCAAGCAGAACGCTGCAGCCACGGAACGCATGCGCATCATGGCTGCCCTTGGAGCCAGCGAAGGCAAAGAGGTCGATCTGACCCAGCTCAAGAAACTCGCTGCCGACGGTGAGCAGTACCGTGCAGACCTGCTGACCCGACTGCACGCTCTGACCATCACCCTGGAAGGCAACACCGAAACAGGCATTGCTGCTGCTGACCGTGCGAAACGGATCTTCGCTGGTGCGGACATTGCTGACATCAGTGCAGAAGTGCAGCGCCTTGAAGCGAAACGGGATGCTGTTTTCCCAGATGGACAGAAATCCCGCCAGAAAGACGAGCAGCCCGACACCAAGCCCACTTTCAGACCTGTGTTCAGGTAAGCGGAGGCACACATGACTGTTGATTCTCGCACCATCGGGAAGATGCGCTTTGCGGGTCAAGACCCCAAGGACGGCATCACCTACAAAACCTCCGGCACCGTCGAAGTGCAGGACATCGTGAATGTCACTGCCAACGCTGGCGAAGTGGCCAGAGCAGCCGACGGAGCCAACTGGCTCGGGCAGGTGGCACACAAGGATGCGGATGGTTATGCCACCGTGCGTCGTGGCGAAGTGATGGTGGCCCGACGCACCGGAGCCATCAGCAAAGGCCTGCAGCTCCTGACCGGGGATGGCTCAGGGGGACTGAAGGCCGCAGCCAGCACCACTGGCGTCTGGTGCTTCGTGGTGGACACCTGGACCGAAAACAGCCAGACCTACGTCTGCTACTACACCGCCTGACCGCAGGCCCCAAAGGAGCACCCTTATGATCAGAAGACTCGACCAGCTC
This DNA window, taken from Deinococcus cellulosilyticus NBRC 106333 = KACC 11606, encodes the following:
- a CDS encoding S49 family peptidase, with the translated sequence MYLENVQRALFNFPWAITPNGMDLVAAVVQAHLEGKLSAEEIEARTSGVTYGSQYKNTQKQVAVVNLHGPVLSRATGMSALSGATDLRSFSSTMRALADDSDVGRIVLSIDSPGGQVQGLTEAGDAVRYARSKKEVLAVADGTMGSAAYWIGSQATRIIANADAVVGSIGVVAVIRDTSGVAEKAGVKVNVLRSAEFKALLQDGEPISDKALAEQSKLVDLFAEKFISAVSAGRNITLEQARSLATGKVWIGADAIAAGVADEVGTLQEAIDGKFSSQPFNSGSPAAALAGGNTMPLEALLAGLGLAADSSPAQVQAALDTLKQNAAATERMRIMAALGASEGKEVDLTQLKKLAADGEQYRADLLTRLHALTITLEGNTETGIAAADRAKRIFAGADIADISAEVQRLEAKRDAVFPDGQKSRQKDEQPDTKPTFRPVFR